The genomic interval TGCACGCCGCAGAAATCGCCGCGCAGGAATAAACACCACCATGATTTGGCTTCGCACTCTCCGCCTCGGCGTCAAAAGTTTGGCCCTGCACCCGCTTCGCAGCGGCCTGACCATGCTCGGGATCCTGATTGGTGTTTGGTCGGTTATTCTATTGACCGCGATCGGACAAGGCGCCAGCGATCAAGTCCAGCGTCAATTCGAATCGCTCGGTGCCACCACCATCATCGTCCGCAGCCAAAAACCGCCCGAGGAAAAATTGGCCGGCATGAGCGCCAGTCAGTACGGTTTGCTGCGAAGCGACATGGACACGCTGCTTGCCACCGTCCCCACTATCAGGACCGCGATTCCGATTCGCGAAATCAGGCGTCAGTTCACTTACCGCGATCGAATGATCGACGGACGACTCGTCGGTTGCACTCCCGGTTACGCCGAAGTCAACACGTTGAAGGTCCGGGGGCAAAGCGGTCGCTTTCTCTCCGACGCCGACGGCATCAACCTCGACACGGTCTGCGTGATCGCCGCCGGCGTTGCCGAACGACTTTTCCCTTACGAAGAACCTCTGGGCAAGCGGGTCTACATCCCAGAGAGCAAGGACTACTACCGCGTCGTCGGCGTCTTGGAGGCTCGTAATCCATCGGCAGCCATCGGTGGCTCATTGGACTCGCAAGATTTCTCGGCAGACATCTATGTGCCGATCGAGACCCTGCGAAGTCGTGTCGGTGACACCATCGTGACTCGCCGTAGTGGACAGTTCCAAGTTGAGATCATGGAACTCAACCAGATCACCTTACAAGTCAACTCGGTTGACGAAGTCAAAAAGACAAAAAAGATGATTGAGAATCTGCTCAATCGTTCGCACGGTGATATCAACGATGTCGCCGTGGTCGCACCCCTTGAGTTGCTTGAGCAAGCCAAGAACTTGCGGCTGATGTTCTTGGGCATCGGCGTTCTGATCGCCTGCATCTCCCTTGTCGTCGGCGGCATCGGGATCATGAACATCATGTTGGCGAGTGTCACCGAGCGAACTCGCGAAATCGGCATCCGCCGCGCACTGGGTGCCAAGCAGCGCGACATCGTTCGCCAGTTCTTGATCGAAACGCTCGTGCTCAGCTTCGCGGGGGCCGGACTCGGCGCCCTGCTGGGGTTCCTCGGCCCATGGATGTACTCCCAACTCATCTACGTGGTCAAAGAAGGCTTTCCGGACAAGTTCGCGGCGTTACCCGAAGCGATTCGTGAAGCCGAACCGACGATCGTTTATGAAATCATCCCATTGGCCATGATCATCGCGGTCGTGGTCGGTCTCTTTAGCGGACTCTACCCGGCAATTCGGGCCGCCAAGATGAATCCGATCGACGCATTGCGTCACGAATAATGAACAGCGATCCGACCGACAGCGGGAAATGGGTCAACTTAACCAATGCGAACGAATGCGTTGCCTCGGCCGCGCAGATCACTTTAGAACTCCGATTGCGGGCGGTGCAAACCTCATTGCCGGTCGCTGCCGAGCAAGCGGATGAAACGCCGGAGCATGTTCATCGGCTGAGAGTGGCAACCCGACGCGCACTAGCTGCATTGGAGCTCTACGCAGATTTTGTGCCCGGCAAGGATGCCACTTGGCTTGCTAAGCAGATGAAAAAAATTCGCAAAGCGGCAGCGCTCGCGCGTGACCTGGATGTGCTTACCTCGCGTTATCACAAGTCACCAAGCTCCAAGCGTAAACACATCTTGCGTCGGCTCAATCGATTGCGCAGCAGGGCACAACGATCGATCGTAGGTCTGAATCAAAAACTGACTGAGAACGAACGCCTGAGTCGACGAATCGATCGAGTGCTGCGCGGAATCGTTCAGGACACCGATGTGAAATTGGTTGATTTTGCCCTGTCAAAGATCGGGCAACAGGCCAATGCTTTTTTCAATGGTGCGCCGGTTGATCTCGGCGATATCGATCAGCTTCACCGATTTCGTGTCCAAGCCAAGGCGTTTCGATACTCAATGGAGCTCCTCTGCGACGCTTTGCCCGAAACGATCCGCTCGGACATTTACCCCTTGGTCTGCCTTGTCCAAGATCACCTTGGCGAAATCAACGATCACGCCGTCGCGCAGCAAAAACTCAAGCAGCTTTGTCGCAAAGAGAAACGTGATGGACATTCACGCCAGGTGAAAAAGTTGGCGAGGAGAGAAAAACAGGCTATGCAGTGGGCGATCGCCAGATTTCAAGACTGGTTCACTCCCCGTTTTCTGAACGATTTTCGGCTCAAACTCGACGAAATCCTCACCAATTCTCCCTGAGACACCCTCCGCGAGCATCCAATCGCTGAATCACCGTTGAGTAAAATCCGTGTCTTGCTGTTAGAATATGAGAACACACCCCCTCAGCTTTCCCACCTCCAACTTCCCGCCGATTGAGTTTCCACGATGACGCGATCATTGAAGCTTTCCCGACGAACCCTCCTGCGTGGCACCGGGGCCGCTGTCGCTCTGCCTTGGCTGGACGCGATGTCCTCTCGCAGTGCTTGGGCGGCCGAGACGGGCAAGCCGCCGGTACGCTTGGCGTTCTTTTATGTTCCCAACGGCGTGAACATGAACGATTGGCGTCTCGGGGAACCCGGTGAGCTCAGCGAACTGTCCCCGATTCTCAAACCGCTCGATCCCGTCAAAGACAAAGTCAACGTGTTGACAGGGATGGCGGCCGACCACTGCAATGGTAAGTCTGCTTCGCATGAACCGGCCGGCGGCGGCTACTTGGTCGGACGCAAGTGCAAACACTCCGAAGAACCCGAGGTCGGTGGCGCGTCGGTCGATCAAGTCATCGCGAGACAGATCGGCTACCAAACTCCCATCGATTCACTGGCCCTGGGAATCGACCCCGGTCACCGTGGCGACCACGGTTACAGCGGTACCTACATGTCACACATCTCATGGCGTGACAAACAAACACCGGCGGCGCTGGAACTCAATCCGAAACAACTCTACGACCAACTGTTCCGCGGCAAGACTCCCACCGCACCCGACTGGAATGCCCCCAAACCGACCGAGGCGGCGCAGAAAGATGATTCGGTCGAAGCCAGTGTGTTGGATTTGGTCCGTGACGAAACCAAGTCACTGCAACGCCAACTGGGTTTCAACGACCGTCGCAAACTCGAAGCGTATTTGGATGGATTGCGAAGCATCGAACGACGTATCGCATCGGCCGATCGTGATGCTCACTCGCACCATCAAGACTCGTTCGCAGATGATGCTCATGTACAGGGGGCACACGGCAGTGACTCGGCGGCAGAAATCCCCACGCTGATCATCCCCGAGGGAAAGGGCATCCCATCCGTCTATGCCGACCACGTCAACTTGATGCTCGACATCATGACACTCGCTTTTCAAACCGATACCACTCGTATCGCGAGCTTCATGTTCTCCTACGAGAAATCCGGACGCTCCTATCCAGAGATCGATGCCAAGGGATCGCACCACTCGACATCCCACCACCAGAGCAAAGAAGAAAACTTGGTGCAGTTGACCCGCATCAACAGACACCACATGGAATTGTTCTCGCGAATGATCCAGCGAATGGCGGAGATCCAGGAAGGCGACGCAACGCTACTGGACAACGTGATGCTCTGCTACGGCAGCGGCATCAGCGACGGGAACAAACACAACAACGACGACTTGCCCCTATTGATCGCCGGAGGCGGTGGCGGAACCATCAAAGGCGGTCGCCATCTCGTCTACAAAGACAAAACACCGCTGTGCAACCTGTATCTCGAATTCCTATCGCGAATGGGCGACCATCGTGAGTCGTTCGGTGACAGCAGCGGACTGTTGGGCAATTTGCAGGGATGAGCGATCCAATCATGTTGCGTTCATTTTGGCACTCAACGGTGCGTCCAGTCGTTGCTTGTTCGCTCGTTTGGATCTGTCTGGCAACGGTCGCGCAGGCTCAGCCCGGACGCGACAAGGATCCTCTGTCGTGGGACCGCAATGTCCAAGCAATCGTCAATCGGTTCTGCGTCAAGTGTCACAATGAAAGTGAGCCCAGCGGCGATGTGAATCTCGCTCAAGACGAAGACATCCGGCAGATCCTGGAACATCGTCGCACTTGGGAAACGGCACTGTCGGTTGTCGAGCAAGGTGAAATGCCGCCCGATGATGCACGTCAGCCCTCGGACGAACAGCGACAACACTTGATCGGTTTCATCCGCCGCACCCTTGAGGAACTCGACTGCAGCGAGGCCGCCGATCCTGGGTACCCGAATGTCCGACGTCTGAACCGTGTCGAGTACGATTTGACGATCGAGGACTTGACCGGACTACGGATGAATTTGGCGGAAACCTTTCCGCCCGATGCCAGCGCGTACGGCTTTGATCACTTGGGCGAAGTCCTCAGCCTTGCGCCCTCTCAAGTCCAACAGTATTTCGACGCGGCGCAAAAAGTTGTCGCTGAGCTGATCCGGCAAAAAGATACTCGACCCGAACTCTACATACGAGCCTTTGGCAACAAGCCGGCCAACCGCGACGACGAGCGTGTGCAAGCGAAAGCTGCGGCAGAACGTTTCGCCACGCGCGCTTTTCGTCGACCTGTCGAATCCGACTATATCGATCAGTTGATGGGGCTCTATGACAAAGCCCGTCAAAAAGACCAGACGCACCAGCAAGCGACCGGGCATCTGTTGTCGGCCGTCATGATCTCACCCAAGTTTCTCTTGCGTGTTGAACAGAATCGGCCCGGCCTCTACGAAGCGTATCCGGTCGACGAGTATGAGCTGGCGACGCGATTGAGCTATTTCCTGTGGTCACGACCACCGGACGATCGACTGTTGGATCTCGCTGCGGGCGGCAAACTTTCACAGGATGACATTCTGGAGCAGGAAACTCGCAGAATGCTAGCCGATCCACGCAGCCTCGCTCTGGCAGAAAACTTCTTCGGTCAATGGTTGTCCCTGCGAGACGCTCAGACACATCAACCCGATCGCGAGCAATTCCCTCAATTCAACGAAGCTCTGCGGCAAGCGATGCAGGACGAGATGCGGCTGCTGTGCAGCGAGATCGTGCAAAACAATCAACCGGTCAACGACCTGATTGATGCCGATTACACCTACCTGAACCAATCGCTTGCTGAGCACTACGGTATTGATGGTGACTTTGGCAAAGAGCCTCGCCGTGTGCAGCTCGCCGATCGCAGACGCGGCGGTGTGGTCACGTCGGCTGCCCTGACGATGCTGTTGGCCGACCCGGCTCGAACCAATGTTCCCCGACGCGGAAACTTCATCGCCGGTCGTTTACTGGGAACGCCACCACCACCACCGCCGCCCAACGTTCCGCCACTGGAAGATGTTGCCGACGATGGCACGCACAAGACGTTGCGTGAATTGCTGGAACTGCATCGTAGCAAACCCGAGTGCGCCAGTTGCCACGCCAAAATGGATCCGCTGGGTTTTGCTCTGGAGAACTACGACGCGATCGGTCGTTGGCGTGACACGGACAACGGACAACCGATCGACGCCTCCGGTGAATGGACCGGTGGCGAAGAGTTCGACGGTCCCGTGGGCTTGAAAGATTTGCTGTTGGAGAAACGCGATGAGTTCTCCGCGACACTCATTCGAAACCTATTGATCTACGCATTGGGCCGTGGCTTGCACGGCAGCGATGAATGCGTCGTTCAAGATTGCTTGAAAGCAGCTCAGCAGGACGAGTACCGTTTTGCAACCATCGTCGTGGCGATCACCAAGAGCGTCCCGTTCCGCTACCGACGCAACCCGATCGACTGACCGTTTCGCCTCGCTCTGATTTTCAAGTACGGCGGCAAAAATCTCGCGCGGTGCTCCAGGCTGCCCTCTGGTGCCCAAGCATCGCCACGCGGCGGCTCCGAGATTTCTTCGATCATAAATCCGCTGCGGCACAACCCACCCAGCAGCATGTCGAGGCCGTGTACGAACTCCACGGTCCCGGTTTCACGATAGCCGTTACATTCCGTTCCTCCAGGCAAACGTCGTCCTTCATCACACGGGTGAGCGATCCGAAAACCGCTGGCGGGATCAAAATCGGTGGCT from Stieleria varia carries:
- a CDS encoding DUF1592 domain-containing protein; amino-acid sequence: MLRSFWHSTVRPVVACSLVWICLATVAQAQPGRDKDPLSWDRNVQAIVNRFCVKCHNESEPSGDVNLAQDEDIRQILEHRRTWETALSVVEQGEMPPDDARQPSDEQRQHLIGFIRRTLEELDCSEAADPGYPNVRRLNRVEYDLTIEDLTGLRMNLAETFPPDASAYGFDHLGEVLSLAPSQVQQYFDAAQKVVAELIRQKDTRPELYIRAFGNKPANRDDERVQAKAAAERFATRAFRRPVESDYIDQLMGLYDKARQKDQTHQQATGHLLSAVMISPKFLLRVEQNRPGLYEAYPVDEYELATRLSYFLWSRPPDDRLLDLAAGGKLSQDDILEQETRRMLADPRSLALAENFFGQWLSLRDAQTHQPDREQFPQFNEALRQAMQDEMRLLCSEIVQNNQPVNDLIDADYTYLNQSLAEHYGIDGDFGKEPRRVQLADRRRGGVVTSAALTMLLADPARTNVPRRGNFIAGRLLGTPPPPPPPNVPPLEDVADDGTHKTLRELLELHRSKPECASCHAKMDPLGFALENYDAIGRWRDTDNGQPIDASGEWTGGEEFDGPVGLKDLLLEKRDEFSATLIRNLLIYALGRGLHGSDECVVQDCLKAAQQDEYRFATIVVAITKSVPFRYRRNPID
- a CDS encoding CHAD domain-containing protein, whose amino-acid sequence is MNSDPTDSGKWVNLTNANECVASAAQITLELRLRAVQTSLPVAAEQADETPEHVHRLRVATRRALAALELYADFVPGKDATWLAKQMKKIRKAAALARDLDVLTSRYHKSPSSKRKHILRRLNRLRSRAQRSIVGLNQKLTENERLSRRIDRVLRGIVQDTDVKLVDFALSKIGQQANAFFNGAPVDLGDIDQLHRFRVQAKAFRYSMELLCDALPETIRSDIYPLVCLVQDHLGEINDHAVAQQKLKQLCRKEKRDGHSRQVKKLARREKQAMQWAIARFQDWFTPRFLNDFRLKLDEILTNSP
- a CDS encoding DUF1552 domain-containing protein, which produces MTRSLKLSRRTLLRGTGAAVALPWLDAMSSRSAWAAETGKPPVRLAFFYVPNGVNMNDWRLGEPGELSELSPILKPLDPVKDKVNVLTGMAADHCNGKSASHEPAGGGYLVGRKCKHSEEPEVGGASVDQVIARQIGYQTPIDSLALGIDPGHRGDHGYSGTYMSHISWRDKQTPAALELNPKQLYDQLFRGKTPTAPDWNAPKPTEAAQKDDSVEASVLDLVRDETKSLQRQLGFNDRRKLEAYLDGLRSIERRIASADRDAHSHHQDSFADDAHVQGAHGSDSAAEIPTLIIPEGKGIPSVYADHVNLMLDIMTLAFQTDTTRIASFMFSYEKSGRSYPEIDAKGSHHSTSHHQSKEENLVQLTRINRHHMELFSRMIQRMAEIQEGDATLLDNVMLCYGSGISDGNKHNNDDLPLLIAGGGGGTIKGGRHLVYKDKTPLCNLYLEFLSRMGDHRESFGDSSGLLGNLQG
- a CDS encoding ABC transporter permease, producing MIWLRTLRLGVKSLALHPLRSGLTMLGILIGVWSVILLTAIGQGASDQVQRQFESLGATTIIVRSQKPPEEKLAGMSASQYGLLRSDMDTLLATVPTIRTAIPIREIRRQFTYRDRMIDGRLVGCTPGYAEVNTLKVRGQSGRFLSDADGINLDTVCVIAAGVAERLFPYEEPLGKRVYIPESKDYYRVVGVLEARNPSAAIGGSLDSQDFSADIYVPIETLRSRVGDTIVTRRSGQFQVEIMELNQITLQVNSVDEVKKTKKMIENLLNRSHGDINDVAVVAPLELLEQAKNLRLMFLGIGVLIACISLVVGGIGIMNIMLASVTERTREIGIRRALGAKQRDIVRQFLIETLVLSFAGAGLGALLGFLGPWMYSQLIYVVKEGFPDKFAALPEAIREAEPTIVYEIIPLAMIIAVVVGLFSGLYPAIRAAKMNPIDALRHE